Genomic window (Pristiophorus japonicus isolate sPriJap1 chromosome 9, sPriJap1.hap1, whole genome shotgun sequence):
cagattccagccccagctctgtgctcactgtggcccctctcccagattccagccccagctctgtgctcactgtgacctctctcccagattccagtcccagctctgggctcactcAGCTGCTCTCACCTGGGGACCGCGTCACCATCGGCCCCCGCACACCTGAGCTGGACATCAGGCCCCGCCCCCTTGCTGCGCCgccattggttggaggacccgccgccaGCTCGCTCCGCCCATCTCCGCCGgggctcttcctattggtccgagCTCCCGTCAGTCAGGCCGAGCCCACGTGGTGCTGGGCGGGCAGTTTGAGGCGGTTTGTTCTGGAACTTTCCTTCAGCAGGATGATGTGATTGACGGATGGGACAAGGATCCCGCAGCCTCTGCTGTTCAGGCCTGAATCATTGGGCCGGTTAGCAGCTTATTGAGGGCCCGCGGCCGGGGAGTGAGAAGCTGCTGCGATCCCGGGGGAACATCTTGTGGCGCCGCCCAGGTCCGTCAGTCTGGTCATTAGCCGCAACACCCGGGCTCGGCCCCGCCCACAACCAGGCTCAGCCCCGCctctcgcacactccgattggttggaggactaaCTGCCCGCTcgatcctccagccccgcccccgctctttctattggtccggagctgctgtcaatcacccgggcaatgtgagctgagcatgcgcggtggggcggtTGTGTCTGAGgcagcaggtgagagatgggcgggTTAATAAACCTCGGGgggccgcgggcttcacacacacagAGTGCTGTCCAAGAGACAACAttccgcattatccgcttcacacacacccgctgtgggcctcaggccccgaacaaccggctcagggaggttggttgctaggcactgcagtgatgtcataaagcagagccattcagcccagcgggtcctctccttgtccctttaaaggtggagagctgggacatcctgtctcaacacacatcccccctgttcatactgagaatccccggggaaggcccagggcccagagtgtggaacacaactaagggggaaagaggaggcgaGACGGTGCAGTGTGGGAAATGAGAGAGGAatctgctcattcccaggggcagatcgaagtgctttgagtggtgggtccagcaATGAAAGTGAAACCAAACAAGAGGGAACAAATAAAAATGCAATCCAAGGGAACGGGAAGCGGGAAGAAACCACAACCAGCCCAAAAGTGGGACTAATCACCCAAAAAGGTCACTCTAGTCAGTTAGAAACTGCTCCTAGTGACTGTGTGCCTGCAGGACTCGGCTTCACACCAGTGTTTAATAGCACAGATGCTGGCCTCACACCCAGGGGGTCAATGTGTTAGAATTCCAGGGGCAGTGAGAACATGCTTGGAAATATCCtggagaatataagaaataggactaggccatttggcccctcgagcctgctccgccattcaataagatcatggctgatttgatcttggtctcaactccacttccctgcccgttccccaagcCCTTGACTCCATTctccttcaaaaatctgtatcaccaccttaaatatgttcaaagacccatcctccacagctctctggggtagagaattccaaagattcacgattctctaagagaagaaattcctcctaatttctgttttaattgggcgaccctttattctgaaactatgctccctagttctggattcccccatgaggggaaacattctctctccatctaccctgtcaggaGCAGTGAAAGCTCACTGGGCCCCAGCATATGCTCATCGCAAAACACCGGGAAAGGGAAAAGTCAGCTCTGAAGCCAGTTTGCTGCTCCTTCTGCCCAGCACTGCCTGCACCCCCGGCACACGGAGGGGGAATTTTAGCCTCAGTATTACAGGTTTCATTTACAGGCTGGTGAGAGAAATAGTTCATACTGACACCGAGCTGTGTGATTGGTTCAGTCTGTATGTGACTGACGGGCTCTTTTAAATTTGAGTGGTCATGTATTCGAATTCCCCGTAACTCTAATGGTGGATATAAAAGAGAGATGTGTTCAAATCAAAGAGTCTCCTTGGAGATTCTCAGAGAAGTAACGGGTCAGCTTAAAACTCTGAAAAAGAGAAATTTTTTTAGAAGTTTCCAATCAGCAGTTTTTGACCGATATTGACTCCCACAGGGATGGAGAATTCTACAATAAGAAAGAACTGGTCATCATTTGAAAGGTATTAAAGGATTCGAGGGGCTCTTACATTTGGGCTCTTTATTTTGTTTACTCGAGGAGTTAGACAACAGACTTCCTGCTGTCAATAAGGAGTTGGATTATTGGACcatgatgtatttacttgttcatattttgttaaatacatttgctgagtggatttaaattcaagatgaggtttgcaggcatgatgatttattcacacatcgaaggtgagagaaatgctgtggggcacatgctaagtccagtagctgaacgtGATTAACAaactgtgttttgtgtttagtgatcccgggcatgttaccgagcccgtccctggataccaaggcaaggagaggcactctggaaggtagggggagctgggacttgtctaTGAGAGGAACGAACAGatttgagaactgaaataatctagaattagaaaggagaaaatgcccaaaatggagcagtcagtaacaggacatcaattagtctcctcttatcttggaacattaaatatcgacactgttttatttgaaatatcaaaatattaaacagcagcccagttacaggggttattaacatcagcagaaacaaaccccaactgtcagaatgaacatggttcagccgggatgtgattaacagcagcaataatagtagactcccacccctgcagtcacttgtgaacttgctggtgtgtcagcaggatggatgaatgagtgaatctcttcccacactcagagcaggtgaatgggctCTCCgtggtgtgaacttgctggtgcgaTAGAAGGTTAAATGAACTAATGAaactctttccacactcagagcaggtgaacggtctctccccagtgtgaatacgcTGGTGCGTTAGAAGGTTGGATGAACtaataaatcccttcccacactccaaacaggtgaatggcctctccccagtgtgaactcggtggtgttTCAACAGACTGGATGacggagtgaatcccttcccacactcagagcaggtgaacggtctatccccaatgtgaactcgctggtgctttAGCAGGTTGGATGACAAATTgattcccttcccacactcacaggTGAACTGTCTCTCTGTAGTGTGAGCTCCCTGgtttgtcagcaggtgggataactgagtgaatcccttcccacactcagagcaggtgaaaggcctcttcccagtgtgaatacGTTGGTGCTTTAGAAGGttggatgactgagcgaatcccttcccacacccagagcaggtgaatggcctttccccagtgtgaacttgctggtgtgtcagcaggttggatgactgagtgaaatgcttcccacagtcagagcagatgaacggcctctccccagtgtgaactcgctggtgtgtcagcagggttgaTGATGAagggaatccctttccacacatggagcaagtgaatgggctcgccccagtgtgaacttgttggtgtgtcagcagatgggatgaccgagtgaatcccttcccacacatggggcaggtgaacggtctctccccggtgtgactgcgtcgatgagtttccagctcagacgggtaactgaatccctttccacagtccccacatttccacggtttctccgtggtgcaggtgtccttgtgactctccatggttggatgatcagttgaagcctcgtccacacacacaacacgtgtaatgGTTTCTccgtgctgtgaatggtgcgatgttttttcaggttgtgtaactggttaaagctctttccacagtcagtgcactggaacactcacacgggtgtgtgtgtctcggtgcttctcTAGTCACGCCGATTTGTGAAATCTTTTCTTAAAGACAGAACAAGCAAATAATTCTCCTGCcatattcaaaggccgatgatattcaggtccggaGGAAtcaagtgactctgtcagatcttgatgtgatgtttggtttttgtttcctgtctgaaaatctccccttctaatactctgtaaaaggagattacagaactcatcactaagtacagaacagacaattctagtttctatggaacattctttcctctcttgtttcccCAAAGCTGCAAATCCCCGTTccgcactctccctcctccctgtgctgaaagccAAACACATCGCATGTCTCAAGACAGtttgtcctccgctcccagttttcaccaccaactctggctgggtgcagttttacactcactggttcccctccctctcctcccctgaaagtgctgactctggttgggtgtagttctatactcactggttccccttcctctcctcccctgaaagtgctgactctggcgggtttcagttcgacactcactggttcctctccctctcctcccctgaaagtgctgactctggcaggtttcagttcgacactcactggttcccctccctctccttccctgaaggtgctgactctggcgggtttcagttcgacactcactggttcccctccctctccttccctgaaggtgctgactctggcaggtttcagttcgacactcactggttcccctccctctccttccctgaaggtgctgactctggctgggttcagttctacactcactggttcccctccctctctcccctgaaggtgctgactctggcaggtttcagttctacattcactggttcccctccctctctcccctgaaggtgctgactctggcaggtttcagtgctacactcactagttcccctccctctcctcccctgaaggtgatgactctggcaggtttcagttctacactcactggttccccttcctctcctcccctgaaggtgctgactctggcaggtttcagttctacactcactggtaaccTGAAAtataacagaaaataatggaaatactcaggcaacatctgtagagaTAGAAATTAGAGTTAAGGTATCAGGTCACtttcctttcatcagaactggaaaataggagcaggggtcggccctccggcccctcgagcctgctccgccattcaataagatcatggctgatcatcaacctcaactccactttcccgccccatctccctatctcttgattccttgagactccaaaaatctatctatctcagtcatgAATATAAGTTTTAaataagtgcagaggcagggaaaggggaggaaagacaggagtgattaaatgacaaaagggatgatggagcaaggcaaaaggagatggtgatgggacaagaaacaaaagatgggtctggaggaggtgtaaatggcaataggagatcattaccaacagctgctgtactaaacaatgggagcagtggttatggtgAAATTGTGGaaatcaatgttgagtccggaagatgAAATTCTGTGCCTCGAGCTTTATtagaacagtggaggaggccgaggacagcgaggtcagagtgggagtggtccgGAGAATTTCAGTAACAAGCGATCGGAAACTCAGAGTCATGCTTGCGACTGAACGAAGGTATTCCGCgatgcgatcacccaatctgcatttggtctctccaatgtcgaGGACACTGCATcacgagcagcgaatacagtatactaaattcaaAGTAGTAcaataaatcgttgtttcacctggaaggagtgtctgTGGCcctgacggtgggaagggaggaggtgaaagggcaggtgttgtatttcCGATTTTAAAGTAGGAAATGAGGCAattaatttgtgcacagaaagctcccacaaacagcaatgaacagataacgtattttagtgatgttgattgagggatatatattggccaggacaccgaggtaactcccctgctcttcttcgatatagtgccatgggatcttttaaatctacTCTAGTTGCagccgggtcctcggtttaacgtcgcatcacaagagacgacacctctgacagtgcagtgctgcactggagtgccagcctggatttttgtgctcaagtctctggagtgggacttaagcaGCTCTGAGAACAAGGGGATCTAAATCTGGACCCATCTGTTACAATTCTATGGGCTGTGAACTGTCTCCCCGGCATTTaccagcgccttcaggagagatgctgagaaagccactgtgtgcagagtgagaacaaaatcaatgagtcaatgattttctctcccggtcactgggaccctgaagccccgcccactctttgtTGCTTTACAAATATGGACAAAGAAGTTCCTTTGAACCATCCCGTAATATAACTATATCACATAAGATGTGAAATCAGTTATTTTCTGCATAATTTATCTTTTTTGATCCGATTTCATAAAAATCCTCCACACACATTGCATATGACaggggacaagagagagagagggaaaccagtctccatttctccttcatttacagaccctccctggtctgtcaccaattctccttcatttacagatgctccctgaccaatcaccaattctccttcatttacagacactccctgaccattcACCATTTCTCCCTCAatgacagatgctccctgaccaatcAGCAATTCGCCTTCATTTACAGACCGGtctgtcaccatttctccttcatttacagatgctccctgaccactccatgtTTCTGCTTCATTTGCAGACGCTCCCTGACGAGTCACCGCTTTGTggacctttctgttgtggctttcAACAATAAAAACCCTgtggggtggagcaaacattgcaacatttggtagtgaaatggattagtgcaggacagacagcagggattatttgaggaaataacacagtgcagtgagaaaggaaatgcaggggatgttgtgtagatggattgtcaaagggtgtttgataaggtgccggacaggaggcttgttgatcaaatcacGGTATTAAAGGGAATGGGGCAGCGTGGAGAGGatgttgggtaaagggcagaaaacagagagtagtggttaatggaggtTTTTCAGAGTGGAggaatgtaaacagtggtgtccccagggtcagtattgggaccattgctctgctcaatgtagagaaatgatctgggcttggaTATATGGGGCACACGATCAAAATCTCCAGAGGAGACCAAAAAAGGGACGATGGCCAACTGTGAAATGACTAAGTAGTTTCAGTATGAATACACAGGTTAGTAAATAGGGTGGGTAGATGTCAGATGAAATGTAAccgagataaatgtgaggtgatattTCTTTGTCCCAAAATGTGTGAGGAaaagtacattaaatggtaaaaatgTAAAAGCAGTAGAGAAGCAGAAAAGGAAAGGGGTGTTAGATTCTAGCTAATGCCTTGTAACAtcggtggtatgagacgtgaattggctagaatagactggcaaatgatacttaaagggttggtggtggataggcaatggcaaacatttaaagatcacatggatgaacttcaacaattgtatatccctgtctggagtaaaaataaaacggggaaggtggctcaaccgtggctaacaagggaaattagggacagtgttaagtccaaggaagaggcatatgaattggccag
Coding sequences:
- the LOC139273551 gene encoding zinc finger protein 84-like, with the translated sequence MESHKDTCTTEKPWKCGDCGKGFSYPSELETHRRSHTGERPFTCPMCGKGFTRSSHLLTHQQVHTGASPFTCSMCGKGFPSSSTLLTHQRVHTGERPFICSDCGKHFTQSSNLLTHQQVHTGERPFTCSGCGKGFAQSSNLLKHQRIHTGKRPFTCSECGKGFTQLSHLLTNQGAHTTERQFTCECGKGINLSSNLLKHQRVHIGDRPFTCSECGKGFTPSSSLLKHHRVHTGERPFTCLECGKGFISSSNLLTHQRIHTGERPFTCSECGKSFISSFNLLSHQQVHTTESPFTCSECGKRFTQAWDLICHKDTHTMEKPWKCGDCGKVFRSPSELEIHRRSHTGERPFTCPVCGKGFTRSSQLVTHQRVHTGERPFTCSECGKGFITSSHLATHQRVHTGERPFTCSECGKGFTQSSDLLKHYRVHAGERPFTCSECGKGFITSSHLVAHQRVHTGERPFTCSECGKRFARSYNLLTHQRVHK